Proteins encoded together in one Planctomyces sp. SH-PL14 window:
- the rlmN gene encoding radical SAM protein: MLLKDLTSDELATALADLAPPQRLVRQLHSSAVRRNATELPAEVPTVSWRLLDQIRERVAIPRLKLVNKVVSPQDGFAKYLFEGDGPGRFEAVRIPLLHRPGDEKYVVCVSSQIGCAMGCTFCATGRMGFQRNLATWEIVDQVTQVQADSPHPVRGVVFMGMGEPMLNYDRVIRAARIFSEPCGMQISGKAITISTVGIVPGIRRFTEEGHPYRLIVSLTSARSEERAKVLPVEKTYPLPELMAAVREHHAATNKRVTLAWTVLGGINTSREEAKALAELTRDLPILLDLIDVNDPTGEYRRPSGEEANAFRDALREELAAPVQRRYSGGQDIHGACGMLAAT, translated from the coding sequence ATCCTCCTCAAAGACCTCACCTCCGACGAACTGGCGACCGCCCTGGCCGACCTCGCTCCGCCGCAGCGGCTCGTGCGTCAGCTCCACTCGTCGGCGGTCCGGCGCAACGCGACCGAGCTCCCCGCGGAAGTTCCCACCGTCTCCTGGCGGCTCCTCGACCAGATCCGCGAGCGGGTCGCCATCCCCCGGCTCAAGCTCGTCAACAAGGTCGTCTCCCCGCAGGACGGCTTCGCAAAGTACCTCTTCGAAGGGGACGGCCCCGGCCGCTTTGAAGCCGTCCGGATCCCGCTGCTGCACCGCCCTGGCGACGAAAAGTACGTCGTCTGTGTCAGCTCCCAGATCGGCTGCGCGATGGGCTGCACGTTCTGCGCGACCGGCCGGATGGGGTTCCAGCGGAACCTCGCGACATGGGAAATCGTCGATCAGGTGACGCAGGTCCAGGCCGACTCCCCGCACCCCGTCCGCGGCGTCGTCTTCATGGGGATGGGGGAGCCGATGCTGAACTACGACCGCGTGATCCGCGCCGCCCGCATCTTCTCCGAGCCGTGTGGAATGCAGATCAGCGGCAAGGCGATCACGATCTCGACGGTCGGGATCGTCCCCGGCATCCGCCGTTTCACCGAGGAGGGGCATCCCTACCGGCTGATCGTCTCGCTCACGTCCGCGCGCTCGGAGGAGCGGGCCAAGGTCCTGCCGGTGGAGAAGACCTATCCGCTGCCGGAGCTGATGGCGGCGGTCCGGGAGCATCACGCGGCGACGAACAAGCGGGTGACGCTCGCGTGGACGGTCCTGGGCGGGATCAACACGAGCCGCGAGGAAGCCAAGGCGCTGGCGGAGCTGACGCGCGATCTGCCGATCCTGCTCGACCTGATCGACGTGAACGATCCGACGGGTGAGTACCGGCGTCCCTCGGGCGAGGAAGCGAACGCCTTCCGCGATGCTCTGCGGGAGGAGCTGGCGGCTCCGGTGCAGCGGCGGTACAGCGGTGGCCAGGACATCCACGGTGCCTGCGGAATGCTGGCCGCGACCTAA